Part of the Paenibacillus kyungheensis genome, TTTGTCAGCGATCGCCTGATTCCGTGGAGTGTAGAGCATGGGCCTCGTCGTTGTGGTGTTAGCTCGTTTGGACTAAGCGGCACCAACTGTCATGTAGTGCTAGAAGAAGCACCTCCAGTCAAGACGGAGCCTGCTACTTTGGATCATTTGCGCGTGCTTACACTTTCTGCGGAATCCAAAGAGGCACTGATTGAATTGGTACAAAGCTACCGATTTTATGTAGGTAGTAAGCTTTATAGAAATTTGGATGATTTGTGCTATACAGCCAATACAGGAAGAGGACATTATAGTCATCGGCTTGTACTGCTATTTATTGATGAAAACAAACTCCAACAGCAGATGCTACGTCTTGTGCAGGATGAAGCTTGGGACGTGCTCGAAGCGGAAGAAATATATTATGGAGAAAATAAGGTCATATCCGCCCCAAAAGTTAATAAGCGATTGGGAGAACTGACGGAGGACGATAAACGCCAGCTTACTGCAAAAGCTCACTCGCTACTAGAGAGCGGAGAACAACTTGCGGCATTGGCTAAGCTATATACTAGCGGAGCAGATGTAGCATGGTCCACTCTTTATCGAGGGCATAAGTATAGTAAAGTTCAACTTCCACCCGTGCCTTTTGCAAGAAAGCGTTTCTGGGTAGAAGCTGTAACAGACAAGCGCAAGATTGAGCACGTTACGCATGAACAGCCACTAAATTCCTTAATCGATAAGCAATTAGTAGACACGATGGGTCTTCAGGTTTATGCGAGCGACTTTCGTTTGGAAGAACGATGGGTGCTGTCTCAACATCGAATAATGGGAAATGGAGTCGTGCCAGGAACTACTTTTATTGACATGGTTCGGCAACTTTTACTGTTGGATGGTTCGGAGAACGAGAGCCATTTCGAGCAAGTAACATTTCTATCGCCATTTATCGTATCTGAGGGTGAAGTAAGACAGATGCACCTGTCTTTTGAAAATGATAAAGACACACGACTTCGATTTGCTATAGTTAGCCGGGGTGAAGACGAGAAAGAGTGGATTGAGCACTGCAAAGGCACTGTTGATCTGATCAAGCCACAAAAGAATCGAACATTTCCTTTCCGAGAATTACTCGATCGGTTCGCGTCATACGAGACCATTGAGGTAGAACAGGGGCAAGGAGATATAGAGTTCGGGCCACGTTGGAACAATGTTAGACAAATTCAGGTTAACAAAACGGAAATGCTTGCCCACATTGAGCTTCCCGAAGATTTTGCAGCCGACATCTACGATCATCAATTGCATCCAGCAATGATGGATAATGCTATGAACATCGCCATTAACCAAATCGGAGATGGATTTTATCTCCCTTGGATGTATAAGAAACTTCGGGTATATGGCAAGATGCCACAGCAATTTTTCAGTTTTGTTTTATTAAAACAGGACGTACAGCCAGGTGGAGAAACGGCAGTATTTGACGTTATGTTAATGGACAAACACGGGCGTGTATTTGCTGAAGCAGAGGACTATATCATCAAACGAGTGAACAAGGACGGAGAGTCATATCAGAGACTGAAATCTTCTGATTGTTTCCAATTGGAATGGTTACCTGAACCATGTGTGACTGACGAGCCAGCAACCAGCATATCCGGTTCAGTTCTTCTGCTAGGCAATCACGAAGCAGATATGCAATCACTCAAAGCTCGCTTCGGTCAGGAGGGATGCCGGGTCATCGAAGTCGAACTAGGTCAAGAGTTTTGTGAGCGTGGACCGGATCAATACATCTCATCTGCAGCAAGCAATGATTTTGACCGGATACTGCAAACGGCAGATCGGGAACAGATCGGGCAAATTGTTTATATGCTACGCACTCCGGAAGAATCGGATAGCTACGAGCGTTTGGAAGACCTTCGTAAAAAAAGCGCTGATGGACTGTTCTTGCTTATTCAGTCTTTACTGCGCCACAAACTAAAGCAAACACTGAACCTGACGCTGATAGCTTCAAATGCGCAGAACATATCCAACGCTGAGAGCGAGCTTCAACCGCTATTCTCAGCGTTTTTTGGCTTGGGAAAAGTGATAAATGAAGAATATCCTGATTTACATGTTCGTTGTATCGATGTTGATGAGCATATATCGATTGATACTTTGTGGGAAGAGATGTCATTTAAACCGTCCACTTATTGTATCGGGTATCGAAGAAACGTTCGCTATGCGCCTAAGTTGGTATCGCTGCATAAGATCTCTACGGACGTCCGTCCGGTACCGCTAAAACAAGAAGGATTTTACCTCATTACAGGCGGACTAGGAGGCTTGGGACTGGAGGTAGGCAAACATTTGGCTGCTTCTCTCTCTGGTATTAAGCTGGTGTTTATGAACCGTACGGCATTGCCTCCGCGCGAGATATGGGCCCGTATAATTGATGATTCGGTCGATGAGAAGACGATACGTGCTATACAAGCATTGCTGGAAATGGAACGTCGAGGGGCAAGCGTACAGAGCTATTCGGCTGACGTCTCCAAAGCAGACGAACTTGAAGCGGCACTTTGCCAGTTGCGCGCGCAGTATGGAAAAGTTAACGGGATCGTGCATGCTGCTGGTGTCGCAGGCAAAGGGTATTTATTTCAAAAGCAACCTCTAGATTTTCAGAGTGTAATGGCACCAAAAGTTAAAGGAACCTGGCTACTCGATAAGCTAACTGAGAACGAACCTCCCGACTTTTTTGTACTGTTTTCTTCGATCACTGCGCTTATAGGAGGGGTCGGGCAAGGTGATTATACAGCAGCTAATGCTTATATGGATACGTTTGCAGCTAAGCGAAACCAAAGCGGCAAACGTACGTTGTCGATCAATTGGCCAATCTGGAAAGAAACAGGAATGGGTGTCGATTATGAGATTCAGGATAACGGAATATTGCAAGCGATTCGTACTACTTCTGCTATGCAAATGCTAGACTTTTTGCTACCGCAGAGCCATGCCAATGTCATTGTTGGAAAATGGAATCAAGAGGCGGCTGGCAAACGGTTGATCGGTTCTTTTCTGTTTGGCTTATCTCAGGAACTGGAGCGCAAAATCCTCAAGCTTGCTTCGAGCCGTGAGCGCACGTTGCAGAAGGAGAATCCGTATCTCTATGCTGAAGTGGAAGTACATGGTAAAGAGAATTATAGCGAGATGGAAGTAAAGCTAGCTCAGATTTGGTCTGGCATTCTAGAGCTTGAGCAGATTAATGTCTACGACAGTTTTTATAGTTTAGGTGGAGATTCCATTATTGCGGTGCGGCTGGTGAGCGCTATGTCAGATCTTCTTCAAGTAGAAATCGGAGTGAACGATTTACTTGATCTCGCAACGATAGAGGCACTAGCCGGTTATATCGATAAGTTACCTGGACAGGAATCGACTGCCAAACCGAATGCTGTGACAAAAGTGGCTAGCAAACAAGCCCCTGAGGAATTAAGAGCAATCGTTTCCGACCAAGCTTCATCATTGCCTGATCAGACGATCATAAGTCTTGATACATTCAACCAGACCCAAGAATTGTCTTGGCGGCAGTTTAATTGCTACGACAGAGGATTTGCTATCCAATTTGGTGATGAGAATGCTTCGTTGATTCCGTTTTTTAAACTGTTTTTAGGTTTGAAACGAGGATACAATCTTTCTGCACACGGGTATCCATATTCACTTCAAGATCAGGAGAAAGTGTTCGGCTACGAAACTGATCACCAGATGTTAACAAAATTCGGTTACGCTCTTCAGCAAGTGAATGTTGGGTCAGAGTCGAACTTTCATGAAACGATTTGTCAGTTAGTAGCGCAAAAAAAACTTGTCATGGTTTCGTTTGACGAATTTTATTCTTTTTATACTCCATACTATCGTAAAGAGCATACAGATCATCTTACAATCATCAATGGGTATGACAGAAGAAAAGAGATTTACCATATCGTCAATCATAATCATCTTCAACAACAAGCTGTAAGCACTGTTTCTTATGGTCCATTTACAACACCGTTTGCTACGCTGGAAGAAGTATACGAAGCTATTCCAATAGAATTGAGAACAATTATTATATTGGATCGATTGCCAGACTCGATTATACATGTGGAGTCGTTACGTACAGAACTTCTTCATCTTTTACGCATTTTAAGTGTGGAGGGTCAGGCAGGAAGCGAAATCGAACGAATGATCACCTGGGACGGGCAGAGTACAGAAAGCGTAGACGAGAAGATTAGGGAACTATATCTTAAGCTCGGAGGCAAAGAATTATTTGTGGATACACTGATGAGAGATTTTATAGAAGAACCTTGGCAGACAGAAATCGAAGCAGCGGCAGATGTCATTATCACAAGTTCAAAACAGTTTATCACCCAATTTGTTACTGGTATTTTTCGCAAACGTCCTGTGGATATACAGGATGTGATTCATTTTGAGGCAGAAGTACGTGATCATA contains:
- a CDS encoding SDR family NAD(P)-dependent oxidoreductase, with translation MNSIYQYVVEKTATGSINKAIGVEILKQLKREDNEKPHQDIAIIGIAIEMPNANDLDQFWSNLRQGIDCVAPFSEKRKADLQALWPMGQMSDAAPKYADGAYLSDIAHFDPSYFNISPVEAKLMDPQQRLFLQHAWRAIADAGYSEEQLSRSRTGVYVGFTGDFSESYQNFIAEVNPEQLPLSVTGNINSIIASRISYCLNLKGPAMLVDTACSSALVAVHLAALGMRNGDCEMAIAGGVKLNMLPLKDKLQSLDIASSTGKARTFDDESDGTGFGEGVAAILMKPLAKAQKDGDRIYAVIKGSAVNQDGSSIGITAPNALAQEDVIVRAWKNAGIDPETISYMEAHGTGTKLGDPIEIDGIAKAFSRFTDKKQFCAVGSIKTNIGHLDHLAGLAGLVKAVLAMQHAEIPPSLHFRRPNRNIRFESSPVFVSDRLIPWSVEHGPRRCGVSSFGLSGTNCHVVLEEAPPVKTEPATLDHLRVLTLSAESKEALIELVQSYRFYVGSKLYRNLDDLCYTANTGRGHYSHRLVLLFIDENKLQQQMLRLVQDEAWDVLEAEEIYYGENKVISAPKVNKRLGELTEDDKRQLTAKAHSLLESGEQLAALAKLYTSGADVAWSTLYRGHKYSKVQLPPVPFARKRFWVEAVTDKRKIEHVTHEQPLNSLIDKQLVDTMGLQVYASDFRLEERWVLSQHRIMGNGVVPGTTFIDMVRQLLLLDGSENESHFEQVTFLSPFIVSEGEVRQMHLSFENDKDTRLRFAIVSRGEDEKEWIEHCKGTVDLIKPQKNRTFPFRELLDRFASYETIEVEQGQGDIEFGPRWNNVRQIQVNKTEMLAHIELPEDFAADIYDHQLHPAMMDNAMNIAINQIGDGFYLPWMYKKLRVYGKMPQQFFSFVLLKQDVQPGGETAVFDVMLMDKHGRVFAEAEDYIIKRVNKDGESYQRLKSSDCFQLEWLPEPCVTDEPATSISGSVLLLGNHEADMQSLKARFGQEGCRVIEVELGQEFCERGPDQYISSAASNDFDRILQTADREQIGQIVYMLRTPEESDSYERLEDLRKKSADGLFLLIQSLLRHKLKQTLNLTLIASNAQNISNAESELQPLFSAFFGLGKVINEEYPDLHVRCIDVDEHISIDTLWEEMSFKPSTYCIGYRRNVRYAPKLVSLHKISTDVRPVPLKQEGFYLITGGLGGLGLEVGKHLAASLSGIKLVFMNRTALPPREIWARIIDDSVDEKTIRAIQALLEMERRGASVQSYSADVSKADELEAALCQLRAQYGKVNGIVHAAGVAGKGYLFQKQPLDFQSVMAPKVKGTWLLDKLTENEPPDFFVLFSSITALIGGVGQGDYTAANAYMDTFAAKRNQSGKRTLSINWPIWKETGMGVDYEIQDNGILQAIRTTSAMQMLDFLLPQSHANVIVGKWNQEAAGKRLIGSFLFGLSQELERKILKLASSRERTLQKENPYLYAEVEVHGKENYSEMEVKLAQIWSGILELEQINVYDSFYSLGGDSIIAVRLVSAMSDLLQVEIGVNDLLDLATIEALAGYIDKLPGQESTAKPNAVTKVASKQAPEELRAIVSDQASSLPDQTIISLDTFNQTQELSWRQFNCYDRGFAIQFGDENASLIPFFKLFLGLKRGYNLSAHGYPYSLQDQEKVFGYETDHQMLTKFGYALQQVNVGSESNFHETICQLVAQKKLVMVSFDEFYSFYTPYYRKEHTDHLTIINGYDRRKEIYHIVNHNHLQQQAVSTVSYGPFTTPFATLEEVYEAIPIELRTIIILDRLPDSIIHVESLRTELLHLLRILSVEGQAGSEIERMITWDGQSTESVDEKIRELYLKLGGKELFVDTLMRDFIEEPWQTEIEAAADVIITSSKQFITQFVTGIFRKRPVDIQDVIHFEAEVRDHTQQWLNLAITVLEQKWQKS